Proteins from a genomic interval of Kitasatospora herbaricolor:
- a CDS encoding PP2C family serine/threonine-protein phosphatase: protein MQQTDCPSCSEPLDPEDAYCGSCGAGRDEPVPAAASLPGSWVADDRAGGAPPAPPAPRSGGPGIAPGLVCAHCGSAQVATDGYCEDCGGAQPRPRDHMEKVLAGVAGVSDRGVRHHRNEDSFTVAATSLPGGAPAVVAVVCDGVSSSDRPDEASETAVDSASESLLTALERGVDPGTAMRSAIADAARAVAALAEDGSSPARPDINAPACTYVSAIAANGRITIGWVGDTRAYWIPDDRVSAEPFRLTQDDSWAAKMVEAGLMGEAEAYADPRAHAITGWLGADAEEVVPHTLDFTPHVPGVLLICTDGLWNYAEAATDLAHVVRTDARTEPLAAARTLVRFAIQAGGHDNITVAVLPVLPATDLAGTARADEHAATLLDLPVIAAGPAAGGGPEYDPHDETLPDLPVIGSPRAPLPPLPPHPPAAPPAVPVPPAVPAPPDHPPAR, encoded by the coding sequence ATGCAGCAGACCGACTGCCCGAGCTGTTCCGAACCGCTTGACCCGGAGGACGCCTACTGCGGGAGCTGCGGCGCCGGCCGCGACGAACCCGTGCCCGCGGCCGCCTCCCTGCCCGGCAGCTGGGTGGCCGACGACCGGGCCGGCGGCGCACCGCCCGCCCCGCCCGCACCCCGGAGCGGCGGGCCGGGCATCGCCCCCGGTCTGGTCTGCGCGCACTGCGGCTCCGCCCAGGTCGCCACCGACGGCTACTGCGAGGACTGCGGCGGCGCCCAGCCGCGCCCGCGCGACCACATGGAGAAGGTGCTCGCGGGCGTCGCCGGGGTCAGCGACCGCGGCGTGCGCCACCACCGCAACGAGGACTCCTTCACCGTCGCCGCCACCTCGCTGCCCGGCGGCGCACCCGCCGTGGTGGCCGTGGTCTGCGACGGCGTCTCCTCCTCCGACCGGCCCGACGAGGCCTCCGAGACCGCCGTCGACAGTGCCTCCGAATCGCTGCTCACCGCGCTGGAGCGCGGTGTGGACCCCGGCACCGCGATGCGCTCCGCGATCGCCGACGCCGCCCGGGCGGTGGCCGCGCTCGCCGAGGACGGCAGCTCCCCCGCCCGTCCCGACATCAACGCGCCCGCCTGCACCTACGTCAGCGCGATCGCCGCCAACGGCCGGATCACCATCGGCTGGGTCGGCGACACCCGGGCCTACTGGATCCCGGACGACCGGGTGTCCGCCGAACCGTTCCGGCTCACCCAGGACGACTCCTGGGCCGCCAAGATGGTCGAGGCCGGCCTGATGGGCGAGGCCGAGGCGTACGCCGACCCACGGGCGCACGCGATCACCGGCTGGCTCGGCGCCGACGCCGAGGAGGTCGTCCCGCACACCCTGGACTTCACCCCGCACGTCCCCGGCGTGCTGCTGATCTGCACCGACGGGCTGTGGAACTACGCCGAGGCGGCCACCGACCTCGCCCACGTGGTGCGCACCGACGCCCGGACGGAGCCGCTGGCAGCCGCCCGGACCCTGGTGCGGTTCGCGATCCAGGCCGGCGGCCACGACAACATCACCGTCGCCGTGCTGCCGGTGCTGCCGGCGACCGACCTGGCGGGCACCGCCCGGGCGGACGAGCACGCCGCCACCCTGCTCGACCTGCCGGTGATCGCGGCCGGGCCCGCGGCGGGCGGCGGCCCGGAGTACGACCCGCACGACGAGACCCTGCCGGACCTGCCGGTGATCGGCTCGCCCCGGGCGCCGCTGCCACCGCTGCCGCCGCACCCCCCGGCCGCGCCGCCCGCCGTACCCGTCCCACCCGCGGTACCCGCGCCGCCGGACCACCCGCCGGCCCGCTGA
- a CDS encoding serine/threonine-protein kinase: MSEACARPDCTGGGIIDEDGYCTECGLAPAGTVVAPATGSTTTGSTTAGTGGGPGSPCPHDCPGTIDPDGYCDECGLAAGAAGTGLTQPHLPSARLAPDSSRSLRSTRTGSARAMSGRSRSHRSTRTGSGRSLSVRSGRGSTGTVGRGRLGAGLVTVPTVPQPDPAAAVLANPEVPERKRYCSKCEAPVGREKNGRPGRPEGFCTKCGTPYSFTPKLARGDLVGGQYEVVGCLAHGGLGWIYLAVDRRVNDKWVVLKGLLDTGDEDALAVAVAERRFLAEVDHPNIVRIINFAEHPDLRTGSTDGYIVMEYIGGKSLKDIANERRTPDGRRDPLPVEQAIAYALEALPALGYLHSRGLVYCDFKIDNVIQSEDSLKIIDMGAVRRLDDDGPIYGTIGYQAPEIATDGPTPASDLYTVARTLAVLSFDFQGYSTTYREELPGPEDVPLFAEYESYYRFLVRATDPDPARRFSSAEEMADQLTGVLREILALKDGRPRPALSTLFGPELRVVDTQLVTGSAVAGTPAANAPAAAVLPPAPDPATVPALTAGGPRVAVLDPAAAALALPVPRVDPADPNAGFLAALVGTAPDEALAALAGAPAESVERTLRELRAHLELGQSQDAQATLAALENDHQGDWRVLWYRGLTALTAATAAGTGTGTGTGGERKTRTEQLEAAAEAFDALYDAFPGEAAPKLGLAVCAELLGNGEDAAEFHRLVWSTDHAYVSAAFGLARVRLAAGDRPGAVQALESVPATSSHFTAARVGAVRARLRERPATDPLGPDLDACSEQLGRLGLDDRRHEELAVEVLDAALGWALAGRPGVSGTPTVLGQPVAERELRFALEHSYRVLARLADRAQTRIEMVERANRTRPRTWV; this comes from the coding sequence ATGAGCGAGGCGTGTGCACGGCCGGACTGCACCGGCGGCGGGATCATCGACGAGGACGGCTACTGCACCGAGTGCGGGCTGGCCCCGGCCGGCACCGTCGTCGCACCGGCCACCGGATCCACGACCACCGGATCCACGACCGCCGGTACCGGCGGCGGCCCGGGCTCGCCGTGCCCGCACGACTGCCCGGGGACGATCGACCCGGACGGCTACTGCGACGAGTGCGGGCTGGCGGCGGGGGCCGCCGGCACCGGCCTGACCCAGCCGCACCTGCCCTCCGCCCGGCTCGCCCCCGACTCCTCCCGCTCGCTGCGCTCCACCCGCACCGGCTCGGCCCGCGCGATGTCCGGCCGCTCGCGCTCGCACCGCTCCACCCGCACCGGCAGCGGCCGGTCCCTGTCGGTGCGCAGCGGCCGGGGCAGCACCGGCACCGTCGGCCGCGGCCGGCTCGGCGCCGGGCTGGTGACCGTCCCGACGGTGCCCCAGCCGGACCCGGCGGCGGCCGTGCTGGCCAACCCCGAGGTGCCCGAGCGCAAGCGGTACTGCAGCAAGTGCGAGGCTCCGGTGGGCCGGGAGAAGAACGGCCGCCCGGGCCGCCCGGAGGGCTTCTGCACCAAGTGCGGCACGCCGTACTCGTTCACACCCAAGCTGGCCCGGGGCGACCTGGTCGGCGGGCAGTACGAGGTGGTGGGCTGCCTGGCGCACGGCGGGCTCGGCTGGATCTACCTGGCGGTCGACCGCCGGGTGAACGACAAGTGGGTGGTCCTCAAGGGCCTGCTGGACACCGGCGACGAGGACGCGCTGGCGGTCGCGGTCGCCGAGCGCCGGTTCCTGGCCGAGGTGGACCACCCGAACATCGTGCGGATCATCAACTTCGCCGAGCACCCGGACCTGCGGACGGGCTCCACCGACGGCTACATCGTGATGGAGTACATCGGCGGCAAGTCGCTCAAGGACATCGCCAACGAGCGCCGCACCCCGGACGGGCGGCGCGACCCGCTGCCGGTGGAGCAGGCGATCGCGTACGCGCTGGAGGCCCTGCCCGCGCTGGGCTACCTGCACAGCCGGGGCCTGGTGTACTGCGACTTCAAGATCGACAACGTGATCCAGAGCGAGGACTCGCTCAAGATCATCGACATGGGCGCCGTCCGCCGCCTCGACGACGACGGGCCGATCTACGGCACCATCGGCTACCAGGCCCCCGAGATCGCCACCGACGGCCCCACCCCCGCCTCCGACCTCTACACCGTGGCCCGCACCCTCGCCGTGCTGAGCTTCGACTTCCAGGGCTACAGCACCACCTACCGCGAGGAACTGCCCGGCCCCGAGGACGTCCCGCTCTTCGCCGAGTACGAGTCCTACTACCGCTTCCTGGTCCGCGCCACCGATCCCGACCCGGCCCGGCGGTTCTCTTCCGCCGAGGAGATGGCCGACCAGCTGACCGGCGTCCTGCGCGAGATCCTCGCGCTCAAGGACGGCCGGCCCCGGCCCGCGCTGTCCACCCTCTTCGGACCGGAACTCCGGGTGGTCGACACCCAGTTGGTGACCGGCAGCGCCGTGGCCGGCACCCCCGCCGCGAACGCCCCGGCCGCCGCCGTCCTCCCGCCCGCCCCCGACCCGGCCACCGTCCCGGCCCTGACCGCCGGCGGGCCGCGGGTCGCCGTCCTGGACCCGGCCGCCGCCGCCCTCGCCCTGCCGGTGCCCCGGGTCGACCCGGCCGACCCCAACGCCGGTTTCCTCGCCGCCCTGGTCGGCACCGCCCCCGACGAGGCGCTCGCCGCACTGGCCGGCGCACCCGCCGAATCGGTCGAACGCACCCTGCGCGAGCTGCGCGCCCACCTCGAACTCGGGCAGTCGCAGGACGCGCAGGCGACCCTCGCCGCCCTGGAGAACGACCACCAGGGCGACTGGCGGGTGCTCTGGTACCGCGGCCTGACCGCCCTCACCGCCGCCACCGCGGCGGGCACCGGCACCGGCACCGGCACCGGCGGGGAACGGAAGACCCGGACCGAACAGCTGGAGGCCGCGGCCGAGGCCTTCGACGCGCTCTACGACGCCTTCCCCGGCGAGGCCGCACCGAAGCTCGGCCTCGCCGTCTGCGCCGAACTGCTCGGCAACGGCGAGGACGCCGCCGAGTTCCACCGCCTGGTGTGGAGCACCGACCACGCCTACGTGAGCGCCGCCTTCGGCCTGGCCCGGGTCCGGCTCGCGGCCGGCGACCGGCCCGGCGCGGTGCAGGCCCTGGAGTCCGTGCCCGCCACCTCCAGCCACTTCACCGCCGCCCGGGTCGGCGCCGTCCGGGCCCGGTTGCGCGAGCGGCCCGCCACCGACCCGCTCGGCCCGGACCTCGACGCCTGCTCCGAACAGCTCGGCCGGCTCGGCCTGGACGACCGCCGCCACGAGGAGCTGGCCGTCGAGGTGCTCGACGCCGCCCTGGGCTGGGCGCTGGCCGGACGCCCCGGAGTGTCCGGCACGCCCACGGTGCTGGGACAACCGGTCGCCGAGCGGGAACTGCGCTTCGCCCTGGAACACTCCTACCGGGTACTCGCCCGGTTGGCCGACCGGGCGCAGACCAGGATCGAGATGGTGGAACGGGCCAACCGGACCCGCCCCAGGACGTGGGTGTAA